From the genome of Trueperaceae bacterium, one region includes:
- a CDS encoding PIN domain-containing protein: protein MKLVDANVLIYAVDSRAENHAAAKGWLDAALSGGHRETVLLPWISLLAFVRLVTHPAVYELPLTTDQALSVAEAWLGRPNVVTPEPDTAHARRMRTLLSATGRGGNLVNDAHLAAIALQYGATVVTFDRDFARFPELDWEVPGLGGS, encoded by the coding sequence GTGAAGCTGGTCGACGCCAACGTGCTTATCTACGCCGTCGACAGCCGGGCCGAGAACCACGCAGCGGCCAAGGGGTGGCTCGACGCCGCGCTCTCCGGCGGACATCGGGAGACGGTGCTGCTGCCCTGGATCAGCCTGCTGGCCTTCGTCCGCCTCGTCACGCACCCGGCCGTGTACGAGCTCCCGCTCACGACGGACCAGGCCTTGAGCGTGGCGGAGGCCTGGCTCGGCCGACCGAACGTCGTCACGCCCGAACCAGATACGGCGCACGCCCGGCGCATGCGCACCCTGCTGAGCGCGACCGGCCGCGGCGGGAACCTGGTCAACGACGCGCACCTGGCGGCCATCGCCCTGCAGTACGGCGCTACCGTCGTCACCTTCGACAGGGACTTCGCGCGGTTCCCGGAGCTCGACTGGGAAGTGCCGGGGCTGGGCGGTTCCTAA
- a CDS encoding ABC transporter ATP-binding protein/permease codes for MLLKAAKLGRASMAALAWLLAGSLGRAATAVLAVPLIVGLATRSAGTWWYLAAFLAALVVGTVVDLRASLAAFDVGLGVAARHDSVLLGRIRGAPLAWFTPERRQRLEQMFSSGGIELAQGFAHLLAPLCDAVFTTTFVALGVFLFAPGLAWVLLGLVALHLGAFALQVALTRSSERRWFEAAERFGRALAEFSRLQPLLRLSAQGAEARVDEAVEQQRAAAGGLAVTSVVGHQAVTVIRVAALVLIPLQVVVSLTSGATTAVEAAALIVVAARFLDPFMQLDRLGATLAGALAILTRLDGVFEAPAGAVVVRRGGGEAATPQERPDTPAICLEGVGFSYPGRPTDVVSGVSFEVPPGATLAIVGPSGSGKSTLLALMAGLMPPDAGTISYAGVPHDVLGPEGITERTSAVFQSIALVGDTLLENVAAGRPGATVAECDEAARAAQLSELIARLPRGWLTPVGEGGGQLSGGERQRVTLARALLKEAPVLLLDEATSSLDTLTEAGFMSALAERRGKQACVIVAHRLNTIASADRIVFIEGGAVREAGTLDELLALGGRFAAYWRQRQVAAAWTLG; via the coding sequence ATGCTGCTGAAGGCCGCCAAGCTCGGTCGGGCCTCCATGGCCGCGCTCGCCTGGCTCCTGGCCGGGTCGCTCGGACGCGCGGCCACGGCCGTCCTGGCCGTCCCCCTCATCGTCGGTCTCGCCACCCGCAGCGCCGGCACGTGGTGGTACCTGGCGGCGTTCCTCGCCGCGCTCGTCGTGGGCACCGTCGTCGACCTGCGCGCGTCGCTGGCGGCGTTCGACGTCGGCCTTGGCGTGGCGGCCCGCCACGACTCGGTGCTCCTCGGGCGCATCCGGGGCGCCCCGCTCGCTTGGTTCACTCCCGAGAGGCGCCAACGCCTCGAGCAGATGTTCTCGAGCGGCGGCATCGAGCTCGCGCAGGGGTTCGCCCACCTCCTGGCGCCCCTATGCGACGCCGTGTTCACGACGACCTTCGTCGCGCTCGGCGTCTTCCTCTTCGCGCCGGGGCTCGCCTGGGTGCTGCTCGGCCTGGTCGCCCTTCACCTGGGCGCCTTCGCGCTGCAGGTGGCGCTCACGCGGAGCAGCGAGCGCCGGTGGTTCGAGGCCGCGGAGCGCTTCGGTCGCGCCCTCGCCGAGTTCTCGCGTCTGCAGCCCCTGTTGCGCCTGTCCGCGCAGGGGGCCGAGGCGCGGGTCGACGAGGCCGTTGAGCAGCAGCGCGCCGCCGCCGGCGGGCTGGCCGTCACGAGCGTCGTCGGGCATCAGGCCGTGACCGTTATCCGCGTAGCCGCGCTCGTGCTCATCCCGTTGCAGGTCGTCGTTTCGCTGACGAGCGGCGCGACCACGGCGGTCGAAGCGGCCGCGCTGATCGTCGTGGCCGCGCGGTTCCTGGACCCTTTCATGCAGCTCGACCGGCTGGGCGCGACGCTGGCCGGCGCCCTCGCGATCCTGACGCGTCTGGACGGGGTGTTCGAGGCGCCGGCCGGCGCCGTCGTCGTGCGGCGGGGCGGGGGAGAGGCCGCCACGCCCCAGGAGCGGCCCGACACCCCCGCCATCTGCCTAGAGGGCGTAGGCTTCAGCTACCCCGGCCGCCCAACGGACGTCGTTTCCGGCGTAAGTTTCGAGGTGCCACCCGGCGCCACGCTGGCGATAGTCGGGCCGTCCGGCTCCGGCAAGAGCACGCTGCTCGCGCTCATGGCCGGCCTCATGCCGCCGGACGCCGGCACCATCAGCTACGCGGGTGTGCCGCACGACGTGCTCGGCCCGGAGGGCATAACGGAGAGGACGTCCGCCGTCTTCCAGTCGATCGCGCTGGTCGGCGACACGCTCCTCGAGAACGTGGCTGCGGGCCGACCGGGAGCGACCGTAGCCGAATGCGACGAGGCTGCGCGCGCCGCGCAGCTGAGCGAGCTCATCGCGCGCTTGCCGCGCGGCTGGCTCACGCCCGTCGGCGAGGGCGGCGGCCAGCTCTCGGGTGGCGAGCGCCAGCGTGTGACGCTGGCCAGAGCCCTCCTCAAGGAGGCGCCCGTGCTGCTCCTCGACGAGGCGACGAGCTCGCTCGACACCCTGACGGAGGCCGGCTTCATGTCCGCCCTGGCCGAGCGGCGCGGCAAGCAAGCGTGCGTCATAGTGGCGCACCGCCTCAACACGATCGCGAGCGCCGATCGGATCGTCTTCATAGAGGGCGGCGCCGTCCGGGAGGCCGGCACGCTCGACGAGTTGCTCGCGCTGGGTGGGCGGTTCGCGGCTTACTGGCGCCAGCGGCAGGTGGCGGCCGCGTGGACGTTGGGGTGA
- a CDS encoding ATP-binding cassette domain-containing protein codes for MARRGWQGWFMKAFGAEDRELEVTAVTQHTPLYRRITFASKQLVSEREYGPGAWLRLWLPAVDGSGREFQRGYTMVEIEPETGRFAIDFLLHSADGPGSAWAKQAEVGDRIAVQYYGGEGFRQPELEPAGWLLIADEASLPAANAIVASLPDHLPIDLVLYCEEAHLAQLPVVDHPQLNIVRVATERGIEEVVAAVAATDRSDWFAWVVIEAADTKRLRLALGELGFPKASTHYQAYWVKGKEMGTTRTADEAGEAVRAPRTKGTGKNAGKAGGAGDAAPGVWRSAAGTRLLAPLRRFLGYVAAAQTLASLLELLPLLGLSYLATRLAGGDVPANVTRLIVTLAVLGGVGTLLTSLVLGAGHVVDAGFSAGLRKRLVAHLRTLPLGWFDRGSSGRVQQAVEGDSSRLHVLTTHAVPDIVAAAVPPVFILLALLWTHAGLALLLLLPVAVAYVSYARVYYAGIDDLKKSVKWLERVKTRAAAFLSAVQVDRLFPTPAFADLLEERQAFFQRLQRPTARVRALTDIVVRPATVFGMYVLVGVPLVMAGALGLGRLVPFLVLAPSFGTSILGLLYTAAAVREANAAAQRIGLLLEEPPLAPPTSTAPLPDGRGRLRGRLRFESVTFGYHPRRPVVSDLELDLSPGTVTALVGRSGAGKSTVAALAARLHDPQRGAVTLDGCPLADYPADELGRRLAFVFQQPQLLDDTVAANLRLARPGATDDELARALDAAQLTGVVAALPDGLATRLGGAFRLSGGEAQRLAIARLLLTDPDVVVLDEATAYADPESEALMQRAITELVTGRTVLVIAHRLQTIANAHQIVVIDDGAVAERGTHADLLNAEGLYARLWRETGVAA; via the coding sequence ATGGCTAGACGCGGCTGGCAAGGCTGGTTCATGAAGGCCTTCGGGGCCGAGGACCGCGAGCTCGAGGTCACGGCCGTGACCCAGCACACGCCCCTCTACCGGCGTATCACGTTCGCGAGCAAGCAGCTCGTGAGCGAGCGCGAGTACGGTCCCGGCGCGTGGCTGCGCCTCTGGCTGCCCGCCGTGGACGGGAGCGGGCGCGAGTTCCAGCGCGGCTACACGATGGTCGAGATCGAGCCGGAGACGGGGCGGTTCGCCATCGACTTCCTCCTCCACTCCGCCGACGGCCCCGGGTCGGCTTGGGCCAAGCAGGCCGAGGTCGGCGACCGCATCGCCGTCCAGTACTACGGCGGCGAGGGGTTCCGGCAGCCGGAGCTCGAGCCGGCCGGCTGGCTGCTCATCGCCGACGAGGCCTCCCTGCCCGCTGCCAACGCGATCGTCGCGTCGCTCCCGGACCACCTCCCCATCGACCTCGTCCTCTACTGCGAGGAGGCGCACCTCGCGCAGCTGCCGGTAGTCGACCACCCGCAACTGAACATCGTCCGCGTGGCGACGGAGCGGGGGATCGAGGAGGTCGTGGCCGCGGTCGCCGCCACGGACCGCTCCGACTGGTTCGCCTGGGTCGTGATCGAGGCAGCCGACACGAAGCGTCTGCGCCTGGCCCTGGGCGAGCTGGGCTTCCCGAAAGCCTCGACGCACTACCAGGCCTACTGGGTCAAGGGGAAGGAGATGGGGACCACCCGAACGGCGGACGAGGCCGGGGAGGCCGTCCGCGCGCCCCGCACGAAGGGAACGGGTAAGAACGCCGGGAAGGCCGGTGGCGCCGGCGACGCCGCGCCCGGCGTCTGGCGCAGCGCCGCCGGCACGCGGCTGCTCGCGCCCCTCAGGCGGTTCCTCGGCTACGTCGCGGCCGCCCAGACCCTCGCGAGCCTCCTGGAGCTCCTACCGCTACTCGGCCTCAGCTACCTCGCCACGCGCCTCGCCGGTGGCGACGTGCCCGCGAACGTCACGCGGCTCATCGTCACCCTCGCCGTGCTCGGCGGCGTCGGCACCCTGCTGACGAGCCTCGTCCTCGGCGCCGGCCACGTGGTCGACGCTGGCTTCAGCGCCGGCCTGCGCAAGCGCTTGGTGGCCCACCTCCGCACGCTCCCGCTCGGGTGGTTCGACCGCGGCAGCTCGGGCCGCGTGCAGCAGGCGGTCGAGGGCGACAGCTCGAGGCTCCACGTCCTCACCACCCACGCCGTGCCCGACATCGTGGCGGCGGCGGTGCCGCCCGTCTTCATCCTCCTCGCGCTCCTCTGGACGCACGCTGGCCTCGCGCTCCTCCTGCTCCTGCCGGTCGCCGTCGCCTACGTGTCTTACGCGCGGGTCTACTACGCGGGGATCGACGACCTGAAGAAGTCGGTCAAGTGGTTGGAACGCGTCAAGACGCGCGCCGCCGCCTTCCTCTCCGCGGTCCAGGTCGACCGGCTCTTCCCCACCCCGGCGTTCGCCGACCTGCTCGAGGAGCGCCAGGCGTTCTTCCAGCGCCTGCAGCGCCCGACGGCCCGCGTTCGCGCCCTCACCGACATCGTCGTGAGACCCGCGACCGTGTTCGGCATGTACGTCCTCGTCGGCGTGCCGCTCGTGATGGCCGGCGCCCTCGGCCTCGGGCGGCTGGTGCCGTTCCTCGTGCTGGCCCCGAGCTTCGGGACGAGCATCCTCGGCCTCCTCTACACGGCCGCCGCCGTACGCGAGGCGAACGCCGCGGCGCAGCGCATCGGTCTGCTGCTGGAGGAGCCGCCCCTGGCACCGCCGACCTCGACCGCACCGCTGCCTGACGGGCGCGGGCGCCTACGGGGTCGCCTGCGGTTCGAGTCCGTCACGTTCGGCTATCACCCCAGGCGGCCGGTCGTCAGCGACCTAGAGCTCGACCTGAGTCCGGGCACGGTCACCGCGCTGGTCGGTCGCTCCGGCGCGGGCAAGTCGACCGTCGCCGCCCTCGCGGCCAGGCTTCACGACCCGCAGCGCGGCGCCGTCACCCTCGACGGCTGCCCGCTCGCCGACTACCCGGCCGACGAGCTCGGCCGGCGCCTCGCCTTCGTGTTCCAACAGCCGCAGCTCCTCGACGACACGGTGGCGGCCAACCTTCGCCTCGCCAGGCCGGGCGCCACCGACGACGAGCTCGCCAGGGCCTTGGACGCGGCGCAGTTGACCGGCGTCGTCGCGGCCCTGCCCGACGGCCTTGCCACGCGCCTTGGCGGCGCGTTCCGGCTCTCGGGAGGCGAGGCGCAGCGCCTCGCGATCGCGCGGCTCCTGCTGACCGACCCGGACGTCGTCGTGCTAGACGAGGCCACCGCCTACGCCGACCCCGAGTCAGAAGCGCTCATGCAGCGCGCCATCACGGAGCTGGTCACCGGGAGGACCGTGCTGGTCATCGCGCACCGCCTCCAGACGATCGCCAACGCCCACCAGATCGTCGTGATCGACGACGGCGCGGTGGCCGAGCGCGGCACGCACGCCGACCTGCTGAACGCGGAGGGCCTCTACGCGCGGCTCTGGCGCGAGACGGGGGTGGCGGCGTGA